The following proteins come from a genomic window of Gossypium raimondii isolate GPD5lz chromosome 5, ASM2569854v1, whole genome shotgun sequence:
- the LOC105770670 gene encoding 2-oxoglutarate-dependent dioxygenase AOP2 isoform X2, producing the protein MALHSAAAKLPVVDLFDENCKPGTASWVSKCNDVRVALEEYGCFLTPYHQVPSQLQDQVFNSLQQLFDLPLETKLQNTSHKPYFGYFKHPSIPLSESMGIDDPTSLDGTQSFTHLMWPNGNQKFCQNVHSYAKLVSQLDQMVKKMVFESYGVEKYYESHIDSTSYLLRLIKYRVPHEGETIDNCGFPHTDKSFLTILHDNQVAGLQTKTKDGNWICVQPSGSMFIVMAGDAFLAWSNGRVHSATHRVVKEENKERYCLALFSFSGETIEAPAELIDEAHPLMFRPFQNMDLLRLYSLDDLHRYDQMFNGQA; encoded by the exons ATGGCTCTCCACTCAGCTGCTGCCAAGCTCCCAGTGGTAGACCTTTTCGATGAGAATTGTAAGCCTGGAACTGCTTCTTGGGTCTCCAAATGCAACGACGTTCGAGTAGCGCTTGAAGAATACGGCTGCTTCCTTACACCTTATCACCAAGTTCCATCTCAGCTCCAGGATCAAGTCTTTAACTCCCTGCAACAACTGTTTGATCTTCCTCTAGAAACCAAGCTTCAAAACACCTCTCACAAACCTTATTTCGGTTACTTTAAACACCCCTCCATTCCTCTCAGTGAAAGCATGGGCATTGATGACCCTACCAGTCTTGACGGAACTCAAAGTTTCACTCATCTCATGTGGCCTAATGGCAACCAAAAATTCTG TCAAAATGTTCATTCGTATGCAAAGCTGGTATCCCAACTGGACCAAATGGTGAAAAAGATGGTGTTTGAAAGCTATGGTGTAGAAAAATACTATGAATCTCACATCGATTCCACCAGTTATCTTCTTCGGCTGATCAAATATAGAGTGCCCCATGAAGGGGAAACAATTGATAACTGTGGGTTTCCTCACACTGACAAGAGCTTCTTAACCATACTTCATGACAATCAAGTTGCAGGCCTTCAGACCAAAACTAAAGATGGCAATTGGATTTGTGTTCAGCCCTCTGGTTCAATGTTCATTGTCATGGCCGGTGATGCATTCTTG GCATGGAGCAATGGAAGAGTACACTCAGCAACTCACCGTGTGGTTAAGGAGGAGAACAAAGAAAGATATTGCCTTGCATTGTTTTCATTTAGCGGTGAGACCATAGAAGCGCCGGCTGAGCTAATTGATGAAGCTCACCCCTTGATGTTTAGGCCCTTTCAAAATATGGACTTACTCCGACTCTATTCCCTTGATGATCTCCATAGATATGATCAGATGTTTAATGGTCAGGCCTAA
- the LOC105770670 gene encoding 2-oxoglutarate-dependent dioxygenase AOP2 isoform X1 produces the protein MQIPEFLLIFAVVKHVAGLIAAEISISMALHSAAAKLPVVDLFDENCKPGTASWVSKCNDVRVALEEYGCFLTPYHQVPSQLQDQVFNSLQQLFDLPLETKLQNTSHKPYFGYFKHPSIPLSESMGIDDPTSLDGTQSFTHLMWPNGNQKFCQNVHSYAKLVSQLDQMVKKMVFESYGVEKYYESHIDSTSYLLRLIKYRVPHEGETIDNCGFPHTDKSFLTILHDNQVAGLQTKTKDGNWICVQPSGSMFIVMAGDAFLAWSNGRVHSATHRVVKEENKERYCLALFSFSGETIEAPAELIDEAHPLMFRPFQNMDLLRLYSLDDLHRYDQMFNGQA, from the exons ATGCAAATCCCCGAATTCCTGCTTATTTTTGCGGTGGTGAAACATGTGGCAGGTTTAATTGCAGCAGAAATTTCAATATCCATGGCTCTCCACTCAGCTGCTGCCAAGCTCCCAGTGGTAGACCTTTTCGATGAGAATTGTAAGCCTGGAACTGCTTCTTGGGTCTCCAAATGCAACGACGTTCGAGTAGCGCTTGAAGAATACGGCTGCTTCCTTACACCTTATCACCAAGTTCCATCTCAGCTCCAGGATCAAGTCTTTAACTCCCTGCAACAACTGTTTGATCTTCCTCTAGAAACCAAGCTTCAAAACACCTCTCACAAACCTTATTTCGGTTACTTTAAACACCCCTCCATTCCTCTCAGTGAAAGCATGGGCATTGATGACCCTACCAGTCTTGACGGAACTCAAAGTTTCACTCATCTCATGTGGCCTAATGGCAACCAAAAATTCTG TCAAAATGTTCATTCGTATGCAAAGCTGGTATCCCAACTGGACCAAATGGTGAAAAAGATGGTGTTTGAAAGCTATGGTGTAGAAAAATACTATGAATCTCACATCGATTCCACCAGTTATCTTCTTCGGCTGATCAAATATAGAGTGCCCCATGAAGGGGAAACAATTGATAACTGTGGGTTTCCTCACACTGACAAGAGCTTCTTAACCATACTTCATGACAATCAAGTTGCAGGCCTTCAGACCAAAACTAAAGATGGCAATTGGATTTGTGTTCAGCCCTCTGGTTCAATGTTCATTGTCATGGCCGGTGATGCATTCTTG GCATGGAGCAATGGAAGAGTACACTCAGCAACTCACCGTGTGGTTAAGGAGGAGAACAAAGAAAGATATTGCCTTGCATTGTTTTCATTTAGCGGTGAGACCATAGAAGCGCCGGCTGAGCTAATTGATGAAGCTCACCCCTTGATGTTTAGGCCCTTTCAAAATATGGACTTACTCCGACTCTATTCCCTTGATGATCTCCATAGATATGATCAGATGTTTAATGGTCAGGCCTAA